The Hydrogenothermus marinus genome has a window encoding:
- the bioB gene encoding biotin synthase BioB translates to MDLIKNLAERVINGEKISKEEGLKILNIPDEQVMDLVEEASKIREYFFKNEVEFCSLINAKNGGCSEDCSFCAQSSKYPTPINAYGLVSKEEMLEGAEKAVSINANRYCIVVSGKRATKEEVEKIAEAVKDIKEKYPVKVCCSIGTVDKEDLKLLKEAGVNRINHNLETSEKYFSNIVSTHTWKDRFETIKAIQEVGLSTCCGGIFGMGESDEDIVDLADTYRNLNVHSIPLNFLIPIPGTPFENTNNLTPAKCLKIVALFRIFNPKAEIRLCGGREQNLKDYHDIAMEVANCLMAGGYLTRAGREPGKDEEMARRLGRKLLTGKEDFSLWKELGVQT, encoded by the coding sequence ATGGATTTAATAAAAAATTTGGCTGAAAGAGTGATAAATGGAGAAAAAATAAGCAAAGAAGAAGGTTTGAAAATATTAAACATTCCTGATGAGCAAGTAATGGATTTAGTTGAAGAAGCATCTAAGATTAGAGAGTATTTTTTTAAGAATGAAGTTGAGTTTTGTTCTTTAATTAATGCAAAAAATGGTGGTTGCTCTGAAGATTGTTCTTTTTGTGCTCAATCTTCAAAATATCCTACACCTATAAATGCTTATGGACTTGTTTCAAAAGAGGAAATGCTTGAAGGAGCAGAAAAAGCAGTTTCTATAAATGCAAATAGATATTGCATCGTTGTATCAGGAAAAAGAGCAACAAAAGAGGAAGTTGAAAAAATAGCAGAGGCAGTTAAAGATATAAAAGAAAAATATCCTGTGAAAGTTTGCTGTTCTATTGGAACTGTTGACAAAGAAGATTTAAAGCTTTTAAAAGAAGCTGGAGTAAATAGAATTAACCATAATCTTGAAACATCTGAAAAATATTTTTCAAATATTGTAAGTACTCATACTTGGAAAGATAGATTTGAAACTATAAAAGCTATCCAAGAAGTTGGGCTTTCTACTTGTTGCGGTGGAATTTTTGGTATGGGAGAATCTGATGAAGATATTGTAGATTTAGCAGATACTTATAGAAATTTAAATGTTCATTCAATACCTTTAAATTTTCTAATACCTATTCCCGGGACACCTTTTGAAAACACAAATAATCTAACACCTGCAAAATGTTTAAAAATTGTAGCCTTATTTAGAATATTTAATCCTAAAGCAGAGATAAGACTTTGTGGTGGTAGAGAGCAAAATTTAAAAGACTATCATGATATAGCTATGGAAGTTGCAAACTGCTTAATGGCAGGTGGATATTTAACAAGAGCAGGTAGAGAACCTGGAAAAGATGAAGAAATGGCAAGAAGACTTGGCAGAAAATTATTAACAGGAAAAGAAGATTTTTCTTTATGGAAAGAGCTTGGAGTTCAAACTTAA